One Rhodothermales bacterium genomic region harbors:
- a CDS encoding pentapeptide repeat-containing protein, with the protein MEPTTLAFDLDRLRPDADLRGVDLSAVPLTSADLTGANLAGTNLPGAEITGALLDGADFTGADLRGVRFGGALLSGATFSGANLTGATFEGCLLDDAMFRNARLDEVTLTSCTADRADFRGASLLRCVIEGSVLEAANLSGCEMSGASLKGSVFTAADLSGAKLVGANLEQALLTEANLAGTDCTEAVLSGAILDKARAPGAVFRSAFLVATYAPRADLSGCDFSGAKLSVGTFTRATLARATFHHSTVETAVFEYADLREARLSQSSFDFANFVGADFAGTQAAGCSFFGADFFWTTLDGFQRSECDFESARMPEPVAPAFGPGAAPPPVRPLPLYRPPASAQPRPSR; encoded by the coding sequence ATGGAACCGACGACGCTCGCTTTCGACCTCGACCGGCTCCGGCCCGATGCGGACCTGCGCGGCGTCGACCTAAGCGCGGTCCCGCTCACGTCGGCCGATCTCACCGGCGCGAACCTCGCCGGGACGAACCTGCCGGGGGCTGAGATCACCGGAGCCCTGCTCGATGGCGCGGATTTCACCGGGGCCGACCTGCGGGGCGTTCGGTTCGGCGGTGCGCTGCTGAGCGGCGCGACCTTCTCCGGCGCGAACCTGACCGGGGCGACGTTCGAGGGGTGCTTGCTCGACGACGCTATGTTCCGCAACGCCCGGCTCGACGAGGTAACGCTGACCTCCTGCACCGCCGACCGCGCCGACTTTCGCGGCGCGTCGCTCCTGCGCTGCGTAATCGAAGGGTCGGTGTTGGAAGCGGCGAACCTGAGTGGGTGCGAGATGAGCGGGGCGAGTCTCAAAGGAAGCGTCTTCACCGCCGCCGATCTCAGCGGGGCGAAGCTCGTCGGCGCGAACCTCGAACAGGCGCTGCTCACCGAAGCGAACCTCGCCGGCACCGATTGCACCGAGGCCGTGCTCTCGGGGGCGATCCTCGACAAGGCGCGCGCGCCGGGCGCCGTCTTCCGCAGCGCGTTCCTCGTCGCCACGTACGCGCCGCGCGCCGACCTCTCGGGGTGCGACTTCTCCGGGGCCAAGCTCTCCGTCGGCACGTTCACGCGGGCGACGCTGGCGCGGGCGACGTTTCACCACAGCACGGTCGAGACGGCCGTGTTCGAATACGCCGACCTGCGCGAGGCGCGGCTGAGCCAGTCCTCGTTCGACTTCGCCAACTTCGTCGGGGCCGACTTCGCCGGGACGCAGGCCGCCGGGTGCAGCTTCTTCGGCGCCGACTTCTTCTGGACGACGCTCGACGGCTTCCAGCGATCGGAGTGCGACTTCGAGTCGGCGCGGATGCCGGAGCCGGTCGCGCCCGCGTTCGGGCCGGGTGCCGCGCCGCCGCCGGTCCGCCCGCTCCCGCTCTATCGCCCGCCCGCGTCGGCGCAACCTCGCCCGAGCCGATGA
- a CDS encoding DUF2169 domain-containing protein: protein MNVTNDTPFVDGLAIGMGPDRKPCLSVLLKATFRIPVGADGTLAPVADEQQPITADDEFFKGDITGSVRLETDVVPFKPRADVVVVGRAYAPGGKPVPALDAAIRVGRVQQAVRVFGNRRWVFPTRLVMVPVMSDPEPFTEMPLVYERAFGGFDHKGRAWSPQNHIGRGFIGKKTRESVDGKPLPNLEDPRRPIRSWDDQPAPVGFGFYGRSWQPRAALTGRNLNDLDPEFGLPADFDFGFYNGAHPALQVPGYLVGNEEVELRHLTPDGYRRFRLAGVQPRLGLSVYTDGLGPDEAAAVDPQARPVQTHALAANLDTLLFLTDEGVFCQVWRGTHTLPELSLDTIAGIDLRMA from the coding sequence ATGAACGTCACGAATGACACGCCGTTCGTCGACGGCCTCGCGATTGGCATGGGGCCGGACCGGAAGCCGTGCCTCTCGGTCCTGCTCAAGGCCACGTTCCGCATCCCCGTCGGGGCCGACGGCACGCTCGCGCCCGTCGCCGACGAGCAGCAGCCGATCACGGCCGACGACGAGTTTTTCAAAGGCGACATCACGGGCAGCGTCCGGCTCGAAACCGACGTCGTCCCGTTCAAGCCTCGCGCCGATGTCGTGGTCGTGGGCCGGGCGTATGCGCCGGGCGGGAAGCCGGTGCCCGCGCTCGACGCCGCGATCCGCGTGGGGCGCGTGCAGCAGGCCGTCCGCGTCTTCGGCAACCGGCGGTGGGTCTTCCCGACCCGGCTCGTGATGGTGCCGGTCATGTCCGACCCCGAGCCGTTCACCGAGATGCCGCTCGTCTACGAACGGGCCTTCGGCGGGTTCGACCACAAAGGGCGCGCGTGGAGCCCGCAGAACCACATCGGGCGCGGCTTCATCGGGAAGAAGACACGCGAGTCCGTGGATGGCAAGCCGCTCCCGAACCTCGAAGACCCCCGCCGCCCGATCCGCTCGTGGGACGACCAGCCTGCGCCCGTCGGGTTCGGGTTCTACGGCCGGAGCTGGCAGCCCCGCGCCGCCCTCACCGGCCGGAACCTCAACGACCTCGACCCCGAGTTCGGCCTGCCCGCCGACTTCGACTTCGGGTTTTACAACGGTGCGCACCCCGCACTTCAGGTGCCCGGCTACCTCGTCGGGAATGAGGAGGTCGAGCTCCGTCACCTCACGCCCGACGGCTACCGCCGCTTTCGCCTCGCCGGCGTTCAGCCCCGCCTCGGGCTCAGCGTGTACACCGACGGGCTCGGCCCGGACGAGGCCGCAGCGGTCGATCCGCAGGCTCGGCCGGTGCAGACACACGCCCTCGCCGCCAACCTCGATACCCTCTTGTTTTTAACGGACGAAGGCGTATTCTGCCAGGTGTGGCGCGGGACCCACACCCTTCCTGAACTTAGCCTCGACACGATTGCGGGCATCGACCTCCGCATGGCGTGA
- a CDS encoding type VI secretion system contractile sheath large subunit: MSDVHKNVGLFISSDPDTTSVTQPGAGAQRREKRMPLRLMLVADLVPQQRPSRTESVARRVDVNSFAGVMEEWKPALRIEVPNRLSPQPASLEIGLRFTSLKDFAPAAIARQVPALARLLAIRTEVHGVRTEGTDRETFRARLAEAGIDAASADGLYGQLTVEPPKPKPAKPKTDDPLDRLMGLVDTGDGSDDEPVGIGAALADAVSDGAPRIAASAADKILADFDAKLGGQLRAIIEHPDLRRLEAAWRGLKLLVDRLPFREGVLLDVVPARRESLSETVYYQVLVPEHEAADAGDPLTAVILGFAFDNSQADVELLDDLAGTGASLQAPFIASAAPGFFGFDAPEAIGPLPLVPQLMQGPEYIHWNKLRDKDEARHLALAFPPFLLRPPYGPEHPSKEVPVEEQGYLWGGGALAVALAMADSLAKTDWPTHLTGRPVDDLPIWETDRGTTPLAVLLPEGKAAELGDAGFVALTGTANRDRLQIAQAPNASRPQIFDDAEKTAHAAAHATLGCGLFAARAAHRLLLLPAEIDASADLETKTAAVVARLRSFLGGDEASVTADPVPDAEIEGYDLLAIRMQPPRHVLSTPVHLAIGLPIPRKE, encoded by the coding sequence ATGAGCGACGTACACAAGAACGTAGGCCTCTTCATCTCCTCCGATCCCGACACGACGTCGGTCACGCAGCCCGGCGCGGGCGCCCAGCGGCGCGAGAAGCGGATGCCGCTGCGGCTCATGCTCGTCGCCGATCTCGTGCCGCAGCAGCGCCCGAGCCGGACCGAGTCCGTCGCGCGGCGGGTGGACGTGAACAGCTTCGCCGGGGTGATGGAGGAGTGGAAGCCCGCGCTCCGCATCGAGGTCCCGAATCGGCTGAGTCCGCAGCCGGCGTCGCTGGAGATCGGGCTGCGGTTCACGTCGCTCAAAGACTTCGCGCCCGCCGCGATCGCGCGGCAGGTCCCGGCCCTGGCCCGGCTGTTGGCGATCCGTACCGAAGTCCACGGCGTCCGCACCGAAGGCACCGACCGCGAGACGTTCCGCGCCCGCCTCGCCGAAGCCGGCATCGACGCCGCTTCGGCCGACGGACTCTACGGCCAGCTCACCGTCGAGCCACCGAAGCCGAAGCCCGCGAAGCCGAAGACGGACGACCCGCTCGACCGGCTGATGGGCCTCGTGGACACGGGGGATGGGAGCGACGACGAGCCGGTCGGCATCGGCGCCGCGCTCGCCGACGCGGTGTCGGACGGCGCGCCGCGCATCGCGGCCTCGGCCGCCGACAAAATCTTGGCGGACTTTGACGCGAAGCTCGGTGGGCAACTCCGCGCGATCATCGAGCACCCGGACCTCCGCCGGCTCGAAGCCGCGTGGCGTGGGCTGAAGCTGCTCGTCGACCGGCTGCCCTTCCGCGAGGGCGTCCTGCTCGACGTGGTTCCCGCCCGCCGCGAGAGCCTCAGCGAGACCGTCTATTACCAAGTGCTCGTCCCCGAGCACGAGGCCGCCGACGCCGGCGACCCGCTCACCGCCGTCATCCTCGGCTTCGCCTTCGACAACAGCCAGGCCGACGTCGAACTGCTCGACGACCTCGCCGGGACGGGGGCGAGCCTGCAGGCGCCGTTCATCGCCTCCGCCGCGCCGGGATTCTTCGGGTTCGACGCGCCCGAGGCGATCGGGCCGCTGCCGCTCGTGCCGCAGTTGATGCAGGGCCCGGAGTACATCCACTGGAACAAGCTCCGTGACAAAGACGAAGCGCGGCACCTCGCGCTCGCGTTCCCCCCGTTCCTCCTCCGCCCGCCGTACGGGCCGGAGCATCCGTCGAAGGAGGTCCCCGTCGAAGAGCAAGGCTACCTGTGGGGCGGCGGCGCGCTCGCCGTCGCGCTCGCGATGGCCGATTCGCTCGCCAAAACGGACTGGCCGACACACCTCACCGGCCGTCCCGTCGACGATCTCCCGATCTGGGAGACCGACCGGGGCACGACGCCGCTCGCCGTCCTGCTGCCCGAAGGGAAAGCCGCCGAACTCGGCGACGCCGGGTTCGTCGCGCTCACCGGCACGGCCAACCGCGACCGGCTGCAGATCGCGCAGGCTCCCAACGCCTCGCGGCCCCAGATTTTCGACGACGCCGAGAAGACCGCGCACGCGGCAGCGCACGCGACGCTCGGGTGCGGCCTCTTCGCCGCGCGGGCGGCCCACCGCCTGCTCCTCCTGCCCGCCGAAATCGATGCCTCGGCGGATCTGGAAACGAAGACGGCAGCCGTCGTCGCGCGGCTTCGTAGTTTCCTCGGCGGAGACGAGGCCTCGGTCACGGCCGATCCTGTCCCCGACGCCGAGATCGAGGGGTACGACCTGCTTGCCATCCGCATGCAGCCGCCGCGCCACGTGTTGAGCACGCCGGTCCACCTCGCCATCGGCTTGCCGATTCCGAGAAAAGAATGA
- a CDS encoding FHA domain-containing protein, whose translation MPGLERAFTEAFTIGRGIQATLHVDSGRVSRIHAEVLLEDSQWVLRDAGSTNGTYCDGERIDEMPLAGEIVVRLGRDGPAVHFKVQDRAPVRESAETAVTEEAPIEILEEKAEADRIGRRTSPDRGWMGAGVPEELAPSVPSAGASAPQQNGGPASSKAKDPKASVSQVIRRYFEEGADGPVGERTMMIRQAYQQVQTKQKRAYGGIIGGVAVLLILALAFAIWQQIRVERLEGTAESLFYEMKEQDLETAQLRLLAEEGGNADLAAQLDNIEARRLRKAELYEGYIEELGLYRKLSPQEREIYRVARIFNESEFTMPAGFVREIKGVITEWQSSGRFENAVRLAERNGYTPAIVRTMQAYGLPPEFFYLALQESNFDTCISGPQTRWGIAKGMWQFIPTTAQAYGLVTGPRVDLRVCDPQDERHDFALATDAAARYLLYIYTHLAHASGLLVMASYNWGEHRVASKLDQLPETPLELVQQDFEGIPENPQQRNYWRFLNEYRDRMPDETKNYVLHIFAAAVIGQNPRLFGFDFDNPLEPYLQDAASSPSAAALPPHP comes from the coding sequence GTGCCCGGTCTCGAGCGAGCCTTCACCGAAGCCTTTACGATCGGGCGGGGGATTCAGGCGACGCTCCACGTGGACTCCGGCCGTGTCAGCCGCATCCACGCCGAGGTGCTTCTCGAGGACAGCCAGTGGGTGCTTCGGGACGCAGGGAGTACGAACGGTACCTACTGCGACGGAGAGCGGATCGATGAGATGCCCCTGGCGGGGGAAATCGTCGTGCGGCTCGGGCGCGACGGACCGGCCGTGCATTTCAAGGTGCAGGACCGCGCGCCTGTGAGAGAGTCCGCCGAGACGGCGGTGACGGAAGAGGCGCCCATCGAGATCTTAGAGGAGAAGGCCGAAGCCGATCGGATCGGTCGCAGAACCTCGCCCGACCGAGGGTGGATGGGTGCCGGGGTACCTGAGGAGCTTGCTCCGAGCGTGCCGTCGGCAGGTGCGAGCGCTCCGCAGCAGAACGGAGGACCCGCGTCGAGCAAAGCGAAGGATCCCAAGGCCTCCGTAAGCCAAGTGATCCGGCGCTACTTCGAAGAGGGAGCCGACGGGCCGGTCGGGGAGCGGACGATGATGATCCGCCAGGCCTATCAGCAGGTCCAGACCAAACAGAAACGGGCCTACGGCGGCATCATCGGTGGCGTGGCGGTGCTGCTGATTCTGGCGCTCGCCTTCGCCATTTGGCAGCAGATCCGGGTAGAGCGGTTGGAAGGGACGGCCGAGTCCCTGTTCTACGAGATGAAGGAGCAGGACCTGGAGACGGCCCAACTCCGTCTGCTGGCCGAAGAAGGCGGGAACGCCGACCTCGCGGCCCAACTCGACAACATCGAGGCGCGTCGCCTCCGCAAAGCCGAACTCTACGAGGGGTACATCGAGGAACTCGGCCTCTACCGCAAGCTCTCGCCGCAGGAACGGGAGATCTACCGCGTCGCCCGCATCTTCAACGAGAGCGAGTTCACGATGCCGGCGGGCTTCGTGCGCGAGATCAAAGGGGTCATCACCGAGTGGCAGAGCTCGGGCCGGTTCGAGAACGCCGTCCGGCTCGCCGAGCGCAACGGGTACACGCCCGCGATCGTCCGGACGATGCAGGCCTACGGCCTCCCGCCCGAGTTCTTCTACCTCGCGCTGCAGGAGAGCAACTTCGACACGTGCATCAGCGGGCCGCAAACGCGGTGGGGCATCGCGAAAGGGATGTGGCAGTTCATCCCGACGACCGCGCAGGCCTACGGCCTCGTGACGGGGCCTCGCGTCGATCTCCGCGTCTGCGACCCGCAGGATGAACGCCACGACTTCGCCCTCGCCACCGACGCCGCCGCTCGCTACCTCCTCTACATCTACACCCACCTGGCCCACGCCTCCGGCCTGCTCGTGATGGCGTCCTACAACTGGGGCGAGCACCGCGTCGCATCGAAACTCGATCAACTCCCGGAGACGCCCCTCGAACTCGTGCAGCAAGACTTTGAGGGCATCCCGGAGAACCCGCAGCAGCGTAACTATTGGCGGTTCCTCAACGAGTACCGAGACCGCATGCCGGATGAGACGAAGAACTACGTCCTCCATATCTTCGCCGCAGCCGTGATCGGGCAGAACCCACGCCTCTTCGGGTTCGACTTCGATAACCCGCTGGAGCCTTACCTCCAGGATGCTGCGTCGAGCCCCTCTGCAGCTGCTCTCCCTCCCCACCCCTGA
- a CDS encoding Stp1/IreP family PP2C-type Ser/Thr phosphatase has protein sequence MLWKRSARPLTIHFGAKSDVGQVRTENQDDFGRFPVVRSSRNGEHLFVVADGMGGHEDGGHASRVAVEAVGDTYFGSSEGSVEDRLHRSVGEANARVYQFAQGGGIPKKMGTTCTALALVGEDAYLAHVGDSRAYLINKKGIVQLSRDHTLVEALMREGVLTVDEAARHPQRHALVRAIGIEPQVQVDVKQLHTPQAGDAFLLCSDGLARVTNIEIRDIVRSEAPQQAAETLVQLANDRGGHDNVTVLVVKVE, from the coding sequence ATGCTGTGGAAGCGCTCCGCTCGCCCGCTCACCATCCACTTCGGCGCCAAGTCTGACGTCGGCCAGGTCCGTACGGAAAACCAAGACGACTTCGGCCGCTTCCCCGTCGTGCGGTCTTCGCGTAATGGAGAGCACTTGTTCGTCGTGGCCGATGGGATGGGGGGGCACGAGGACGGGGGGCACGCGAGCCGGGTCGCCGTTGAGGCAGTCGGCGACACGTACTTCGGTAGCTCGGAAGGCTCCGTCGAAGACCGGTTGCACCGCTCGGTCGGCGAGGCCAACGCCCGGGTATATCAGTTCGCGCAGGGCGGCGGGATCCCGAAGAAAATGGGAACGACTTGCACGGCTCTCGCGCTTGTGGGGGAGGATGCGTATCTCGCCCACGTCGGAGATAGCCGGGCATATCTCATCAACAAGAAGGGGATCGTGCAGCTCTCGCGGGACCACACGCTCGTGGAGGCCCTGATGCGCGAGGGCGTGCTGACCGTAGACGAGGCCGCGCGGCATCCGCAGCGGCACGCGCTCGTCCGGGCCATCGGGATCGAGCCGCAAGTGCAGGTGGACGTGAAGCAACTCCACACGCCCCAAGCCGGCGACGCCTTCCTGCTGTGTTCTGATGGGCTGGCTCGCGTAACGAACATCGAGATCCGCGATATCGTCCGCTCAGAGGCCCCACAGCAGGCCGCCGAGACCCTCGTTCAGCTCGCCAACGATCGGGGCGGCCACGATAATGTGACGGTACTGGTGGTAAAGGTAGAATAA
- a CDS encoding PEGA domain-containing protein: MPDTYIGQEIDGFRILEELGRGGMGVVYKAEDVALARPVALKMIARELSRDESFVRRFRSEARALARINSSYITSIYALRRTDDGIFIVMEFIGGGTLGDKMERGPVRWADIRAPFLEMISALEHAHGVGVIHRDIKPGNILLTEDGHVKVTDFGLAKLHTADQGMTVTQGIAGTLYYMSPEQVKGERNLDGRSDLYALGITIYEALSGRLPFDRGGSEFSTMRKIVEDQYPPLGEFARDLPPGLESAVMKALAKSPDDRYANAAAMREAFEAIPGDAAPARLNTNGPPPRREAETVVAGEAYQSAPPPVVTKQAVPKQRMMIGGGVFAVLALAALAYFFWPSGSTTPLSVSTDPPGAAVYFDGREIGRTPLESVAVRGEGGRLRVERVGYATVDTTLSFTEGEPMNLLLPLVAVASTGDGNVGSARVALLNVASNPSGATVVIDGQRVGETPYTHRDSTGRPLSVRLERRGYQPYSETGVVLNPASPREIRADLERVTTLPSDNAPPGNTASDPPPAQTGTLVLRSNEGGTVTVNGQSRPDSGTFTVPVGTQTVRCTHPDYGNATGPVTIRAGQTTTATCYFQANVNVQATGESTWGSVWVNNRNAGETGVIKLPPGTHTVEVRRSGFRSVEPPQPVTIRAGLVQQTERLVFTLQKEE, translated from the coding sequence ATGCCTGACACGTACATCGGCCAAGAGATCGACGGCTTCCGCATCCTTGAGGAGCTAGGGCGCGGCGGGATGGGCGTGGTGTACAAGGCGGAGGACGTGGCGCTCGCCCGGCCGGTCGCGCTCAAGATGATCGCCCGTGAACTGTCCCGCGACGAGTCGTTCGTGCGGCGCTTCCGCTCCGAGGCCCGCGCCCTCGCCCGGATTAACAGCTCGTACATCACGAGCATCTACGCGCTGCGCCGGACCGACGACGGCATCTTCATCGTGATGGAGTTCATCGGGGGCGGGACCCTCGGCGATAAGATGGAGCGGGGGCCGGTGCGCTGGGCCGACATCCGGGCCCCGTTCCTCGAGATGATCTCGGCGCTCGAACACGCGCACGGCGTCGGCGTCATCCACCGGGATATCAAGCCGGGCAACATCCTCCTCACCGAGGACGGCCACGTCAAGGTGACGGACTTCGGCCTTGCCAAGCTCCATACGGCCGACCAGGGGATGACCGTCACACAGGGGATTGCGGGGACGCTCTACTACATGTCCCCCGAGCAGGTCAAGGGCGAGCGCAACCTCGACGGCCGCAGCGACCTCTACGCCCTCGGCATCACGATCTACGAAGCGCTCAGCGGCCGCCTGCCTTTCGACCGTGGCGGCAGCGAGTTCTCGACGATGCGGAAGATCGTCGAGGACCAGTACCCGCCCCTGGGAGAGTTCGCCCGCGACCTCCCGCCCGGCCTCGAATCTGCCGTAATGAAGGCGCTTGCCAAATCCCCCGACGACCGCTACGCGAATGCGGCGGCGATGCGGGAGGCGTTTGAGGCCATTCCCGGCGATGCGGCTCCGGCTAGGCTTAACACCAACGGACCGCCACCGCGTCGGGAGGCGGAGACGGTGGTAGCGGGGGAGGCGTATCAGTCGGCTCCCCCGCCCGTGGTGACGAAGCAGGCGGTGCCGAAGCAGCGCATGATGATTGGCGGTGGGGTATTCGCGGTGCTCGCGCTCGCCGCCCTCGCCTATTTCTTCTGGCCCTCGGGCAGCACGACCCCGCTCAGCGTGAGTACCGATCCGCCCGGCGCGGCCGTGTACTTCGACGGGCGAGAGATAGGCCGGACGCCGCTGGAGTCTGTCGCGGTGAGGGGGGAGGGCGGGCGGCTTCGGGTCGAGCGGGTAGGCTACGCAACCGTCGATACAACGCTTTCCTTCACTGAGGGGGAGCCGATGAACCTCCTCCTGCCGCTCGTGGCGGTCGCCTCTACGGGGGATGGGAACGTTGGCAGCGCGCGGGTCGCGCTCCTCAACGTAGCGTCGAACCCGTCCGGCGCTACCGTCGTCATCGACGGGCAGCGGGTAGGGGAGACGCCCTACACACACCGTGACAGCACGGGCCGCCCGCTCTCGGTCCGTCTCGAACGACGCGGCTACCAGCCATACAGCGAGACGGGCGTCGTCCTCAACCCCGCGTCGCCGAGAGAAATCCGCGCCGATCTAGAACGCGTCACCACCCTGCCTTCGGACAATGCGCCGCCGGGCAACACCGCATCCGATCCTCCTCCGGCCCAGACGGGCACACTCGTCCTCCGGTCTAATGAGGGCGGCACGGTGACGGTCAACGGGCAGAGCAGGCCCGATTCCGGCACGTTCACCGTCCCGGTTGGTACCCAGACCGTCCGGTGTACGCATCCAGACTACGGTAACGCCACCGGCCCCGTCACGATTCGCGCCGGGCAGACCACCACGGCGACGTGCTACTTCCAGGCGAACGTCAACGTGCAGGCCACAGGCGAGTCGACATGGGGCTCCGTATGGGTCAACAACCGGAACGCCGGCGAGACCGGCGTCATCAAGCTTCCCCCCGGCACTCACACCGTCGAGGTGCGGCGCAGCGGGTTTAGGTCCGTCGAACCGCCACAACCGGTTACCATTCGGGCAGGGTTAGTACAGCAAACCGAACGGTTGGTATTCACTCTGCAGAAGGAGGAGTGA
- a CDS encoding CsgG/HfaB family protein — protein sequence MSRLLCAIFCFVGLLGASAQAQEASLQKAVEAFTAGEYDQAINGFAALIEDGSADKTVKKEALQYLGRAYVAKRAFDDARSTIDRLLDLEPPLVELDPDDEPPSLMKLYYEVRRDYAGYEVQRPEPGMKTLAVMDFTNSSVDEKERFDPMQQGFASMMINYLEGSTDLKVVERERIQWLLDELELQRDDGIVDQASAVRTGQLLGANAVLFGAFTVHEKQMWISARLVKVETGEILLAEQIFGKRDEFFELVEKLSDQVTEAIGVELASAGRNSEGGSGNGGQTRSLDAQLSYSQGLGLIEQEKYQEAYDKFLEALEYDPQYADARRRADSLRPQLAAN from the coding sequence ATGTCCCGCCTACTCTGTGCAATCTTTTGTTTCGTCGGTCTGTTGGGCGCGAGCGCTCAAGCGCAAGAGGCGTCCCTGCAGAAGGCTGTCGAAGCCTTCACGGCCGGTGAGTACGACCAGGCCATCAACGGCTTCGCTGCGCTGATCGAAGACGGCTCTGCTGACAAGACCGTCAAGAAGGAGGCGCTCCAGTACCTCGGCCGTGCCTACGTTGCCAAACGCGCTTTCGACGACGCCCGCTCGACGATCGACCGACTGCTCGACCTCGAGCCCCCGCTCGTCGAGCTCGACCCCGACGACGAGCCGCCGTCGCTGATGAAGCTCTACTACGAGGTCCGCCGCGACTACGCCGGCTACGAAGTGCAGCGCCCCGAGCCGGGGATGAAGACCCTGGCTGTGATGGACTTCACGAACAGCTCCGTCGACGAGAAAGAGCGCTTCGACCCGATGCAGCAGGGGTTCGCGTCGATGATGATCAACTACCTCGAAGGCTCCACCGATCTGAAGGTGGTCGAGCGCGAGCGGATCCAGTGGCTCCTCGACGAACTCGAACTCCAACGTGACGACGGCATCGTCGATCAGGCCTCGGCCGTGCGCACCGGGCAGCTCCTCGGCGCGAATGCGGTCCTCTTCGGCGCCTTCACGGTGCACGAAAAGCAGATGTGGATCTCGGCTCGCCTCGTGAAAGTCGAGACGGGGGAAATCCTGCTGGCCGAGCAGATCTTCGGGAAGCGGGACGAGTTTTTCGAGCTCGTCGAGAAGCTGTCCGATCAGGTGACCGAGGCGATCGGCGTAGAGCTTGCCAGCGCCGGGCGAAACAGCGAAGGCGGCAGCGGCAACGGCGGTCAGACGCGCTCCCTCGACGCTCAGCTCTCGTACTCGCAGGGGCTTGGGCTGATCGAACAGGAGAAATATCAGGAGGCCTACGACAAGTTCTTGGAAGCGCTCGAGTACGATCCCCAGTATGCCGACGCCCGCCGACGAGCGGACAGCCTGCGCCCCCAACTCGCGGCGAACTAA